A genomic segment from Marmota flaviventris isolate mMarFla1 chromosome 7, mMarFla1.hap1, whole genome shotgun sequence encodes:
- the Ccna2 gene encoding cyclin-A2, which produces MLGSSAPRPAARETGPALPALQQTGFQEDQENINPEKAPAPQPRTQAALAVLKAANPRCPAPQKPKTRRVAPLKDLPVNDEHVTAVPPWKANSKQPAFTIHVDEAEEETQKRPSEKRTECENVLAFSTAATLPGPRKPLVPLDYPMDGSFESPHTMDISIVLEDEKPVSVNEVPDYHEDIHTYLREMEVKCKPRVGYMKKQPDITNSMRAILVDWLVEVGEEYKLQNETLHLAVNYIDRFLSSMSVLRGKLQLVGTAAMLLASKFEEIYPPEVAEFVYITDDTYTKKQVLRMEHLVLKVLAFDLAAPTVNQFLTQYFLHQQPANCKVESLAMFLGELSLIDADPYLKYLPSVVAGAAFHLALYTVTGQSWPESLVQKTGYTLESLKPCLLDLHQTYLRAPQHAQQSIREKYKHSKYHGVSLLNPPETLNV; this is translated from the exons ATGTTGGGCAGCTCCGCGCCGCGGCCTGCGGCCCGCGAGACGGGCCCGGCACTGCCGGCGCTGCAGCAGACGGGGTTCCAGGAGGACCAGGAGAACATCAACCCGGAGAAGGCGCCCGCCCCGCAGCCGCGGACCCAGGCCGCGCTGGCTGTGCTGAAGGCCGCGAACCCGCGGTGTCCCGCGCCGCAGAAGCCCAAGACGCGCCGG GTCGCACCTCTAAAGGATCTTCCCGTGAATGATGAGCATGTCACTGCTGTTCCTCCTTGGAAGGCAAACAGTAAACAGCCTGCATTCACCATTCATGTGGATGAAGCAGAGGAGGAGACTCAAAAGAGGCCATCTGAAAAAAGAACAGAGTGTGAGAATGTCCTGGCTTTTAGTACAGCTGCTACTTTACCTGGACCAAGAAAACCTCTGGTGCCTCTGGATTATCCGATGGATGGTAGTTTTG AGTCGCCACACACTATGGATATATCAATTGTGTTAGAAGATGAAAAGCCAGTGAGTGTTAATGAAGTGCCCGACTACCACGAGGATATTCACACATACCTTAGGGAAATGGAG GTCAAGTGTAAGCCTAGAGTGGGCTACATGAAGAAGCAGCCAGACATCACTAACAGTATGCGGGCTATCCTTGTGGACTGGCTGGTTGAAGTGGGAGAAGAATATAAACTACAGAATGAGACCCTGCACTTGGCTGTGAACTACATCGACAGGTTCCTCTCGTCCATGTCAGTGCTGAGAGGGAAACTTCAGCTTGTGGGCACAGCTGCCATGCTGCTAGCCTC AAAGTTTGAAGAAATATACCCCCCAGAAGTAGCCGAGTTTGTGTACATCACCGATGATACCTATACCAAGAAACAGGTGCTGAGAATGGAGCACCTAGTTTTGAAAGTCCTTGCTTTTGACCTAGCTGCACCAACAGTAAATCAGTTTCTTACCCAATACTTTCTACATCAGCAGCCTGCAAACTGTAAGGTTGAAAGTTTAGCAATG TTCTTGGGAGAGTTGAGTTTGATAGATGCCGACCCGTACCTGAAGTACCTGCCATCAGTCGTTGCTGGAGCAGCCTTTCACTTAGCTCTCTACACTGTCACAGGCCAGAGCTGG CCTGAATCGCTGGTACAGAAGACCGGATACACCCTGGAAAGCCTCAAGCCCTGTCTCCTGGACCTCCACCAGACCTACCTCAGAGCCCCGCAGCATGCACAGCAGTCCATAAGGGAGAAGTACAAGCATTCGAA GTATCATGGAGTTTCTCTCCTCAACCCACCAGAGACACTAAACGTGTAA